In the Populus trichocarpa isolate Nisqually-1 chromosome 8, P.trichocarpa_v4.1, whole genome shotgun sequence genome, ACTTgtgcgcaccacgactattccccggGTCTAttgaacatcctgcaagcccagtagacagGTAAGGTAACGCGGGGTGACAGACATGCACATGAAAAGTCGAACTCGGGATGGGAGCAAGGTAAGCCTCACCTGTTGACCATTGAAGTAGACCCCAAGTGCTTTATTTAACATGTCTGGAAGCGTATCATACGACCGAATGTTGTTTCAAACTTTGACttaaatcaaaacttaaaaattttaacttcTAATTTATATACCCTGTGCTTCAATGGCTTTATAATTAGAACTCCAAGTACTCAATTAGTCATGTTGGTTAAATCTaaatcatcaaatttaaaaaagagaatataatttaatatgtaatAAGAAAAAGtcaagatttaattattattgtattttttcaacCTAATCTGAACTACTAAATCCAAAAACTAACGTTGAGATTTGGAATCCGAAATAAGAAACAGGCATTTGAAATCAATGGTACTTCCATGGAAGAAAGAGGTTTTGTGAAAGTAAATGGCAGCGTGTTCCCATGACTGTCTGGTATACACccacatatttttcttttacgtAGACGAAATCCACCGTAATATAGATATTCCACCGTGGATCCAAAAGTTGCCGGTATAGCCTTCTCGAGATGAGGTGCTGTCAATTTCATgtactcttttcttcttcttcttcttcttttcctcatTCTGATTTTCGGCTAAATCAATATCCATAaacttcaaaatatttaattattcaagctttatatttattttctaaaaattattaatttaaattttataaattttaagattattaaaaacttatatagtcattaacttcagaattcatagaattagttgagatacacTCAAACTAGCTTGgatatccatattaataataataataaaaatttctcAGGTCAAGGCATATATTACCGTAATTTACTCCATTCTACTTTGAAGttaaaaaccaaatatgatATCTTTTGCTGACTGAAGATAGAActgctttttaaaaaatgatatttaggATATATAGAAAATTCGGTACCCCTATCGCAATTTATCATAATGTCCCCAGTGGCATCCACGTgtgttttgacataaaaaatcccATCAGTCAAATTATATGCCGATGGAGAAGACTTCGAGCATCTTTTATGCCTCATGAAAAGCCACTTCCCATATATTGCCACCAAAATACGTCATGCAGTTCGATATAGACCCAGAAAATTCTCACCATAGAGAGCCACTAGAATTATAGTGTGGGTTATAATTATGAGGTACATCTAACTGgttagttttagattttttttttaattacttactttaattttataaatcttcGATTTGCTaaagtttatataattattaattttaaaacttgtaaaGTGAATCAAGATACGAGCAAGTTAACccaaatatctatattaataataataataataaaaaaattatagtctgACGGGTACCAACCCCCTAAATATAGATTAGTAGATTAGTAAAAATTGATCATTTCCAAAATTTGTTATCAgataagtgaaaaaaacaaatataatcagCACATTACAAGTCCTAGTTAGTACAAACTACAAGATGGAAGCTGATGCGAAATACTATCCTATTTTTAGATACCATTGCAGGCCTCCATGTTACATGGATGCGCATTACTTCCCAACTCCAGTGACCAAAATTTCCCCTGGGCTGAACTCAAATGGGAAGCATTCCTTGGGTTGATTGGTCTAGTGGTGGATCTCACCCTGCTAGATTCGTGAGAAAGGATGTCTCTGAAGCATTCCTGATTCAGATCAGGAATGGATTTAACTGCACATATAATGGTGCATCACCACAGTTTGCTTCCTTTTTGCGAGGAATTTTCTCCAGGATCGCTTGGTTTTCACTCTTAGAACCTCCTGGCGTTTAGTTATTTTAAGAGTACAACAATCTGATGAAGCCGCAAACAAGTGAGATGATTCAAATAATTATGACACAATGATGAGCAAAAATCACTCCTAAATGGCAAAGCTTTCAGATCTTCCAATTGCACGGATAGGAAACGGATTCTATCATATTCGGATAAAACAAGATCggaaatgttttaaattaacttgCTTTGCTCACGAAACACATGTTTCAGAGTAGGGAAAACTCTCAGAAAACCTCGGATCCTAAATATCTAATTGGTCttctttttccttgattttatttttcctttcgaTCACCTTGATGTTCCAAGGGAGTGAAAACACTGGGTAATCTAGCAGGCCCTCGCATCGTGAGGCCCTCGCATGACCTGTCATCATTTATGTATATTTGACAGCCTTTGGGCTAGTTCAAATAGTCCGTCATGGATGTTCTAGGTTTAAGAGAATATTAAAGCccatttcaaaagaaaaggatccaGCTCTATGGTCAACGAAAACTTCCTTGCGAGAAGtctattttcaaatcaaaatcattaataaagGGCGAAGTTGATTTATAGATAATCATTAATGAGGCGGGAATAACACGTAATGAGAAAATAATAGATCTTTCCCCGAGTATAAAGTTATAAAATCATTACTGTTAACTACGCAAGCTGTATGCCATGTGTTGCCATAAATACCATAAATTTTCTGTTTCAATTGAATTAGACGTCATGGGGtctattgtttttcttcgtTTTCTCTTAGAATCTTCCTGAAATAACCACTGATTGCTAATTGAAAACTGGAGTAACACGTGAAACTCGAAGAACACTTtctagaagaaagaaagaaaattggagTAACACATGAAATCATCATATATACGAAACAAATTGCTGTTAATTTGCTGTGACGATGCAATCCAATAGTCACTCCCAATATTTTAGGAGCTGGCAATGATTTCGATCCATGCACACTGTAATTCCACCCTGCGGACTTGTCTCACGGGAAAATTTTCCTTGTTGGCCCGTGTTGTTTAAGCCCTTCACTGGTTAACAACTCACGGTCCGTGTAGTTTAAGCCGACACGCATAGTACTTTGACATGGTATGAACCAGTTTACGTTTTGACAATGCGCAAGTAGCTCAACAGGTAACAGGATCCTTCTACGAAAGTCTTGTATTCGAACCTcttctttataataataatttttttaaaaaaaaaactagcttccacttatttttttttataaccgcACAATTTATAGAagctaattaattattcttataaaaaaaatatattatttaatttatgagatCACATGCAACAATCTTTTTCATAACTtcgataaaaatataagattgtTATTATTCCGGGAAAAAAAACCCCTAATTCTAATAATGTTGTCAAAGGCAATTGCGACTTGCTTTTGAATCATTACACGTATTCTGTTTTTtgagtctttgaacatggttGGTTCACTGTTGAAACGAAGAAAGGTCCTAATTCATACAATGATCTAGAAAGCCACCGTAAGGCAATTGGGTCTCACCACAAATTTAGGCACCAGCGCCTCATCAATCTCTCTCGCAAGTCATAAAGATTGCATTGTCTTTCTTGAAAACTCTCCATCGATTGTCTTTCCTTGGCTTGAAAAGTTCCCATCTTTGCTTGCATACTGTTTAGTGTCTCAGATTTCGTTCtctttcatattttatcattaGCTTTGATCAGTTGACACAAACTCTCTAACAAACAACTCTAGTTATCATCATATTTGTTTGCTCGGGCATCATCTTTACTGTACTATTCATAACAACGTTTGTTTGATAGTATTATTGAGATATTATCATCATGTTTCCCATCTGATATCTCCTGTGCTCAAAGAAAACAGCTGCTTGTTGGATCAATAAAAGAACAGTTTTGAAGCCTTTGTTAGCGAGAATACTGCTGCTGCTACTTTAGTTCTTTCAAGCTATTGATCGAGCTCTTTTGTTCCATACATCAGATTAGAGCAACCAATAATTATCATGAAGGGTCAAAAACAGAATTTGCCCACTACATGTACGAAGCTATTCAATGCCCAGTTGCAACTCATCAatgtcctttcttttttatttttatttggctGTGGTCTTGTCACTGGGGTCGTTCTTAGTTCCTATCTCAAACACGTATCATGCAATCTACATGTCAGCCAATTCTCTGTTTctaccacaaccacaacaactgTTCCATTGGCAACATTACCAGCATTTAAGTTGCCTCGCGTAGGCTTGAAAGAACATTTGAAAGTGCCTGATGTCAAGCATGATATGGATGAAAAGGAATTGCTATGGAGAGCTTCAATGACTCCAAGGATTCGTGAATATCCATTCGATAGAGTTCCTAAGGttgcttttatgtttttgacAAAAGGTCCAGTTTTGATGGCTCCACTGTGGGAGAGATTCTTCCAGGGGCATGAGGGGTTGTACTCAATTTATGTGCACTCAAGTCCATCTTACAATGAATCAGAACCAGAAAGTCCTGTCTTTCATGGCAGAAGAATTCCCAGTAAGGTTAGTTTTTTGCATAGTTTCTTGAGATTCAATCATGTGAATTTAACATTTGTATCCTGTTGTTTTGATCCTCAATCAACATCAATTCTGTTGCACAAATTAGCACTTggtaattgatattttattttttcttaattaatagcAATACTTGATTGGTTAATGCCCTTGTGATTTCGGTacggaaaaaagaagaatttggAGTGGAAGACTGTTGTCATCACGCACGCGTAACAGACTACTTTTcctagaaaagataaaataaatggcTCCTGTATCACGCAGTGGACTGGGGAAGGGAATCAGTGCAGTTATTCGGTTAAAATAAgactaatattttaatttcgaTGCATGAGAGCTAGTTCAAGATTAATCTtcactgaaaaagaaaaggaaaaaaatcagttGCACTTCTCGCACTCCGAACTAAAGAGGAGCTTGACATGAAAATATTAACTAAGGTCTACGATCTTAATTATCAAAAGAAATATAGTGCAAAAGAAAGAGATCCGAGTGTCTGCATAAATTACTACAGTGATTTTTTCTTGACTTTCCGTGACACAGTTTTTACAGCTATTCGGTTTTGTTAATCATCGACTCTCACTTTCTTGTTATGTGTCATGATGCAGGATGTTCAATGGGGGAATACCAACATAATTGAAGCTGAAAGACGACTATTAGCCAATGCACTCCTTGACATTTCTAACCAACGTTTTGTTCTCCTCTCAGAATCATGCATTCCAATCTTCGACTTCTCCACGGTCTACACTTACCTAATGAACTCAACCAAAAATCATGTGGATTCCTATGTTTTAGATGGTCCAGTAGGTAATGGCCGATACAATCCCCGTATGAGACCTGTGATCAAAATTGAACAATGGAGAAAAGGCTCACAATGGTTCGAAATGGATCGAGACCTTGCCATTGAAGTTGTCTCGGACCAAGAATATTTTCCCGTGTTCCAAAAGTACTGCAAGCGACGATTGTTACGCTGATGAACACTATTTACCAACATTTGTGAGTATGAAGCACTCGGAGAGGAACTCAAATAGGAGTTTGACTTGGGTTGATTGGTCGAGGGGTGGAGCTCATCCTGCTAAGTTCTTAAGTAGAGAGGTGACCATTGAGTTCCTGGAAAGGATGAGGAGCGGCAGCAAATGCGTGTATAATGGGAATAGCACCAACACTTGTTTCCTGTTTGCAAGGAAATTCTGGCCTCCTGCTTTAGAACGGCTGTTAAGGTTTGCTCCCAAGGTCATGCACTTCAACTCATAGGTTTATTGAATGATTTCACTCTTTATTCATTTGTATAAATATTGCATATTCCCTCCCTCACAAGAGACTAGACTTTAGAGCTCTTTGATTCTCTGTTCTGTTCTGTTAATAGGATATAAGCATGGAAGTTCTTAATTACTCTTCTTCCTTGAATGTATTTACAAGTACTCTACTTCAATAATTTTACACCTGTTTATTACAGGTACTGAATTTTATTTCTGTTCCTCTGACTTCGTTACTAAATCATTGGTCTTTTGGTGAACGTTTTTGACACCATTTAGCAGCAATGGTAAAACCAAACCTGTCGTGTTGGTTCGCACAGTAGAAAATTCAATTACCGTTGCTGTTAAACCACTCCTCGAAAAAGGGTGATCGAGGAACTTGTACATAAGAATTCtgaaaacattaagaaaacattgttctgataaaaaaatacatctagTTGACCTCCAGGGTCAAGTCTTATAATTCTActtcttagttttttatcttgatctattttttttatatgatttaatgcTCAAACCATCTACATcgaatctttaaaaaaacaaaaaaaaaccttgttatATAtagattgatgtttttttataaccGAAATGTCAATTGTAAGCCTTTGtctctcctctttttctttGGCACTTCTATCTTCTCTCTCTTAACTATTATGAACCGGAATAATTAAAGTGTCATGATTGAAATGTAAACTCGTAAAACTCTgagaacaaaactaaaaaaagaacaaaaacacaaGTAAAACGAGTCTCTTTAACAGTGcaaataaatagtgttttgagAATGCATGAACAAGAGtaaaaattcctttttttaattgttaatgttaaatagTAAATAAAGAATTTGATCTGAATAATAATGGGACTGGCCGAGCCCGTAATGTATAAGCCCGTTATCTAAAGCAAAATTAGagataacaatttaatttaaatttaataatatttatctgaATTCATTTGAATTAATAGgctttttcaataattattttatttgataaataatggataaaaaatagatattattaaactcgattcaaaatcaatttcaaaattaattcgaGATGCATATTTGTATATACATAAAACATTTATATTGTTTAAGAATCCAATATAATATATGCatgttataaaatttataattttatcatttaatatatatatatatatatatatatattattttatttaaattcaataaataatatctaaatttattatttaatgagtAATGACATGAGTAATGCTTGGGCTgttgattaagattttttctttttctttttcttttgagaaaCAGATCGAGACTTGTTGATACGCAAGCATCATCTGCCAAGTCCAATTTTTTGGTTTCTCACAACACAAGACAAGCGTAGTTTACAGAAGAACCTCTACAATTTTGAATATAATTCACTTATTTTTCTTCGCTGAATTACAGTCCGTGATGTTGTCCAAGCATGCGTTTCATTTATATTGCAAAATAAGTTTCATGTACTCTTTTTAAGGTATCAATGGCAAAGGTCTCTTCATAGCAACTTTCATGAATAGAGATTAAATCCTTCTTTAGTTGGACCCTCAGCAGACCCATTTCCTCTTGGGGCACCTTGGTAGCCCCACCGATACAACTGCAAGGGCAGCCTTTCTTTTACAAAGTTCAGTCTAgaaaagcattattgttctctcTTTCCTCCATAGATAATCGCTCCCTCTCCCAGCACAAAATCAATCTGCTGCCAACTCCAGTCCCCCGCAAACCAAACCACCTAGAATATACTTCCAACTTTTAGTCTAGCGTCCTTGTGTTATCATGCAAGCTTGATGGAGGATTAAATACCCTTCTCCGGCGCTAAAGTGATTAAACGAATACTACTCTACTTGGCACAGAGACGATGGCAAGCATAGCAAGTTAGCAACCATACCAGCAAATATTATGgacaaacaaaatttttgaaGCTCCAAGCAGGTGCTGCTTAGACCAACTCTTCCTTGAATGATAAGACTCGTTTTACATTATAGGCATATATTACATGTACATCTGCTGTACCATCGTAGTAAGATTCAAACAATTTCCTTCCCTAAATAAATGtcgtttacaaaaaaaattgtgggAGCAAGAATGGGTGGAAACAGTAAAGAGTTAGGCCACTTTGACTCCACTTGGGCGTTTTCCTTCCATGGCATCCTTCTTATTACGGCAATCAGCACAAAGGAAAGGCCCTTGCCAAGGCTTTGAGCTGGTGGAGAAGATAGAACCAGCATGAACAGAGATGCCCTCGCTTGGAGCAAGGTCAATTTGACAGACAACACATGTAAAAAGACCAGATGTAGATTGCGATGTGGAGTAATCATTCCCTAATCTGTAGCACAcgtgaaaaatcacaatttagaTGTAAACATAGATACAGTAAACGATTCCCATTCCCAAGTCCGGAGGACACAACTTAAGATGTAGACATTGATACAAGCTAAGAGCTCCCCAAAATATACGCATGCATGGTAAGAAATGGGCCAATGAACAAGGATAACCCCACTCACACGTCAACTGAACAAATTTAACTAGATGTTATGTGGTGTTCTTGTTACCTAAGACATTTTAgggtaagaaaacaaattctacaTGCTCAAAGTACAAAGGATTCAAGACATCCGCATTGTTTTATATGCTACTGCATCACCGGATTCATCGAAGATATAAATAAGGCTAGAGGTTTCTCTTATTTGCTATATAAGTAAAATTACCACTTACCAATTAGCAAATTACAACATTCAACTGAAAGATActgtttaaaaaattgttttcctcTTCTTATTCCTAAAGCTCAAATCTAAATCTATCAAATTCCCATCCCATTGCCACCATTTCCAAGGCCTGAAAAGCAGGGAGGCTGCACCTTAAATCACTTTTCTAGGATGTTCACAAAAAAGATGACACCCCcatcatgaataaaaatataaaaaaggggagaggaagaaaaacaatcGACTCAGGTCCAAATAATGACAAATTACAGCCGGGGAAGTTATGTGcacaatttcaaaatatttaataataaacgATATGATCTCAGACAAAATCCCCCTGCACTGGTTATAACTCATGATGGTTATGAGCAACTTTGTCCTCTCATAAAAGGAAAGCTGATAATGcctcctaaaaaataattattctagaGTTTGTTTGCAACCATCAGGGGGTTAATTAACTCAGTGAGAACATATAACgtgaaaataataaagcatGATGCATATTTCTTCTTAGGATGTCTTCTTTAAAAAACTTACTTTTCATActataaattcaataatgaatAGGATACTAGGTGGAGTATTACAGAGGAAAAGATCAATGTGAGAATATGCATGCAAAAATGGCAGTACTAACCTTTCAGCAAGCATAGCCGAGCCTTCTTCAAACAGTTCTTCGACTGTACCTATGGCAGAAAGCTTCTTTGATAGCTTACTGGAAGAATCATGGCACTTCTTCCTAAACAACAAGGCTCTAAGCATGTTATGTTTCTTGGGAGGAGTTGGAGGCTGAATTGAATTGTCAGGAGGAATTATGTCAACAACTATGCAGGTTGTATCATCCTTTAGTCCCCGTGTCCTTAAAGCTTCCTACAGAAGACCATATAAAATGAAGAAAGCAATTTGAGCATTTATTATAACACAAGCATTCATTAAAGCAATATACTACTTCAGGGCAGCTTCTCCCACAATATTagcacatatattattttaaaaccatCTTAGAAACTTGAAGGGTCATTGAAGCAAGACATGCAAAGGAGAAGCGCcacataaaagaattttaattaccTTTACAACTTGTTTGGCAGCAAGTTCAGCTGGTAACCCACGGCAAGATTTTGCTGCCATTTCTGAGGACAAGGCATCCCATATGCCATCAGAAGCAACTATAAGCCTCCCACCTGCATTTGACAGCTTTAAAGAGAATGGAGCAAGTTAGAGTTCGTAATGTGGACAGCACTGCATCCAGTATTAATGCACATGCTTTGcactcaaagaaagaaaataatagaaagactgaaatataatcaacaaaaaaaaaacataatagaaGTGGAATGAAAATGATTATTACTTTCACTTGCATGACACATGGAACAGGAACTATAAACTCAATGCATAATAGAAGTGGAATGAAAATGATTATTACTTTCACTTGCTTGACATATGGAACAGGAACTATAAACTCTCCAACATCCATGTCTCCAATTGACCTAGAAAGGCATAAACCTCCAGGCCAACAGCGAAGAGGACCAACCTGTAAAGTATTAAGGGTTTAGACCAAAATTATCATCACTTGAAAGAACATCCATTTCAGTGACAGGCAGTTAGACTTTAacaattgtaataaaaataatgtacaGGGTCTAGAACCACCTCACCTCAACACCACCAACAATGCTAAGCCTTCCAACTTCCCCACCACTTGCAGTCACCCTTTTCCTCCTGCATATAATGTACAATAGATTATACTTCTGTCCAATTTTTAGGAATGTATAAGATCTCGAGAATAGACACGTACTCCTCCACATTCTCTTCAAGTCTGTGATCAACAGTCAAGGAGGAAACGGCACCACCCTGAGCATCTAAAATACAACGTGAGTCTCCAACAGAAGCAACAGTAACAGTCCATCTATCAACTATTACAAATGTTGCTGTAGTGCCCGAAGTTTCTCCTGAAGAAAGGCACGCCATACATTTAAACAGAAAATATTAGTGTTAACTAGATGCACAACAATAAAGTGTGGAATGGAATAACTAAAAGGGATAAAAAGAACTGAAGAATCAGGGTAAAACATCCCATGCCTCTGCTCTGAAACTCCTTATCAGTCTTCACAAATCCGGCAACTAAAGCACGAGGTAAAGCTTGAATCCACTCCTCACGTCCAAGACCACGAGGCATAGCGCCCAAAATATGATTCAACAAATTCTCTCTCGTATAAATTGCTGCAGCATTTCCATTGTGCCCATCGAAGATCTGACAGTCAGGAGAGAACAATGACCATCTTATAGATCAAGAGAGACACAGAtgcagcaaaagaaaaaacattttcaggTCTACAACCTGCTCtataatcaattcaaaacaagGTTGTATTCATGTGCAAAATTACAGATACTTTTCTTGTTTCTGAACTCTATGCAAGGAGGTCAATAAAACCCATGTAGTTTTTGGACTTACATACAGTACTATAACAGGGACTGGAAAAGGGAAAGTTGTTACGTACGCAGCAACTATTGCCCTTCGTCAACAACAGAATCAGATTCTTCAGAATATCAGATCATCTAATCAAATAGattgaaaacaaatgaaaaacccAACTCCAAAACTTCTTGTAAAGTTGGTTCtacaaaaggaaaacaacacGGCAAAGTGGACAGCAAAGAAACATATCACCCAACTCAAGGTTTTGTGCACCATGTGCTCATTGCCGCAAAGATGCAAAAGAAACTGTATTCACCAGGGATTGAAGGCATAATAGGAGTTGAGAGAGTAAGGATTACCGCAAATACAGAAAATGTAGATGACGAATTCCCAGGTACCCGCTGACAATCCATCTTAATAAGGAAATGATCCTCCCCTTTCCTAGATTGGGCTGCATGACCATATTTGACAGTTGGCTTGTCCATCTTTTCAATCCTCATTTCTCTGCTGATCAAAGCAGCAAGAGGCACAAGATTATCACGTCGACGCCTACCTTCACCCGAAGACATTATTTTCAACTCCAATATCTTAGCCTTCGAAGTCCGGACCTCAGACCTTCAAGTTACTGATTCTTTGGTGTCAAAAGCATATCACAACCCAACATTCCAAGTGCTTATGGTTATATTCAGTCCAACTCAACTTAAACACAACTTCCTTGATATCCGTGGTTCTCCCAGAATATATCAAACCCACCAATTCCGTTGGCGTGAAAATCAAAACTCAACGctgaaattcaaatatttttcattcaatcACCAATTATTCTAACAATCCGCGGTCCTCAGTCACAGAGCAAAGCAAGTGCAAAACTTAAGATCAAGCAGAACATGAACACATCTTAACTAAGGACGCTGTTGAAGGCAGTTGCATCTGTGATGGACAATCAGCCTAACAATTAGAAGGCCAAGAGCTCTATTTTATaccttaaatagaaaaaacatttatgcaCCAAAAGCCAGCCTAACTAAAACTGTGTAACATTAGATTTATAGTCTGTTAAAATACAAGTTGCCAACTTTAGTTAGAGAATGTGAAATACCAGGAAGAAGCAAGAATGTCTGGTTTTGTGTTTCTTAGCAGagacgcaaaaaaaaaaaaaagagcagatcTGATTCAAGCCACTAAGCAACCAGCCACCGCCACAGCCACAAGGATATGGAACGCGTTTTGCTGACAAAAAATGAACTGTAATACCATTATTCTAAACCCCGAAAGTcccccaa is a window encoding:
- the LOC7482850 gene encoding probable protein phosphatase 2C 15 isoform X1, translated to MSSGEGRRRRDNLVPLAALISREMRIEKMDKPTVKYGHAAQSRKGEDHFLIKMDCQRVPGNSSSTFSVFAIFDGHNGNAAAIYTRENLLNHILGAMPRGLGREEWIQALPRALVAGFVKTDKEFQSRGETSGTTATFVIVDRWTVTVASVGDSRCILDAQGGAVSSLTVDHRLEENVEERKRVTASGGEVGRLSIVGGVEVGPLRCWPGGLCLSRSIGDMDVGEFIVPVPYVKQVKLSNAGGRLIVASDGIWDALSSEMAAKSCRGLPAELAAKQVVKEALRTRGLKDDTTCIVVDIIPPDNSIQPPTPPKKHNMLRALLFRKKCHDSSSKLSKKLSAIGTVEELFEEGSAMLAERLGNDYSTSQSTSGLFTCVVCQIDLAPSEGISVHAGSIFSTSSKPWQGPFLCADCRNKKDAMEGKRPSGVKVA
- the LOC7482850 gene encoding probable protein phosphatase 2C 3 isoform X2, translated to MVMQPNLGKGRIISLLRWIVSGYLGIRHLHFLYLRWSLFSPDCQIFDGHNGNAAAIYTRENLLNHILGAMPRGLGREEWIQALPRALVAGFVKTDKEFQSRGETSGTTATFVIVDRWTVTVASVGDSRCILDAQGGAVSSLTVDHRLEENVEERKRVTASGGEVGRLSIVGGVEVGPLRCWPGGLCLSRSIGDMDVGEFIVPVPYVKQVKLSNAGGRLIVASDGIWDALSSEMAAKSCRGLPAELAAKQVVKEALRTRGLKDDTTCIVVDIIPPDNSIQPPTPPKKHNMLRALLFRKKCHDSSSKLSKKLSAIGTVEELFEEGSAMLAERLGNDYSTSQSTSGLFTCVVCQIDLAPSEGISVHAGSIFSTSSKPWQGPFLCADCRNKKDAMEGKRPSGVKVA